The genomic stretch AATTGCCTATGTGAACCTTGAAAGCAGCAAATCATTACAAGCTGTTTTTTCAGAAGACTTTGATGTCAGACGTATTATAACGGCTTTAAAGATAGAAACAGGTGTAAACATTGAGCCTACCAACACGCTAATTGTATTTGATGAAATTCAAGAAGCGAAGGGGGGCTTGACATCTTTGAAATATTTTCAGGAAAATGCTCCCGAGTATCATATAATTGCAGCGGGGTCATTGCTTGGGGTGGCTTTGGGGAAGCAGACTTCCTTCCCTGTTGGGAAGGTTGATTTTTTGGATCTTTACCCCATGAGTTTTTCAGAATTTTTGATTGCTCTGGAGGAAAATGATTTACTGGATCTTTTGGAAAGTGAGGATTGGGTTTTGATCAAAACCTTTAGTTCCAAATTTATTCAGTTGCTAAAACAGTATTATTATATCGGAGGCATGCCTGAAGCTGTTCTGAGGTTTTCAAAAAATGCTGATTTTAACGAAGTTAGGCAAATACAAAAGCGGATTTTAGATGCTTATGAACAGGATTTTTCCAAACATGCACCTCATGAAATTGTGCCCAGGATCAGAATGCTCTGGAATTCCATCCCGGCACAATTGGCCAAGGAAAACAAAAAATTCATTTATGGAATAATCAAACAGGGTGCACGTGCAAAAGATTATGAATTGGCAATGTCTTGGTTGGTTGATTGTGGGTTGGTACATAAAATCAGCAGAGTGACCAAACCGGCGATTCCTCTAAAAGCCTATGAGGATTTGAGTGCCTTTAAGTTATTTGTGGTGGATGTAGGTCTTTTGTGTGCGATGGTGGATGTGGATGTGAAAACATTGCTGGAGGGAAATAACTTGTTTGAAGAGTTTAAAGGGGCATTGACAGAACAATTTGTAATACAGCAATTGATCCTATTGAAAGAAATGTCAACTTACTATTGGTCTGCGGAAAAGGCAACTGCTGAAATAGACTTTTTGGTACAATTTAGCGGTCAGATTATTCCTATAGAAGTAAAAGCGGAGGAAAACCTGAAAGCTAAAAGTTTAAAGCTGTTTTGTCAAAAATATAAACCAACTACAGCAATTAGAACCTCTATGTCTAATTTCAGAAAAGAGGATTGGCTACTTAATTTGCCCTTATATGCAATTAGTAATTTGCTAAAGGTGAAGTAAGCTTTTTGGATTATTCCGTACAGAAAACCGCCGGTACGTCTGAGAAAACACGGGAATCATCATGATGGCATATTATTGCAAGTCAAATCTTAGGCATTGAGTATGAATTGAAAATTGAATAGAAAGGTGGTGAAGTTAATGCATGTCCCGTAAATTGGATTATGTAAGCCTTATATCTGACGGACGCGATCAGGTCCAGCCTGCCGTCTCCATCCACATCGCCAATAACTAATCCATAGCCAATGGATATTTAGGAATCAAGAATCTGCGGTTCAAAAACAGGTTTATTCTGGATTTGAAAGATTAGAAACAAATAGAATATGGGAATAGACAACATGGTTTTCTGGGCTGGTATTTTTTAAATATAAATAAAGTAAGAGACACTTTTTAACTTAAATGGTTAATATCAGACTCCTAACCACTTCTTTTTGCTTCTATGGGAATAATAAAGCAGGCAGCTCAGGGATTTAAAATGTCGTGCGCCTGCGCCTCAAGTGATTGATGCTGATTGAATAATTTCTGGAGCTCTCCGAAAAGTTCTTCATCGGATTCCCATTCACTGGAAATTCCGGTAATTATCCGGCGATTGATTTCTAGGGATTTGATCAATAAACTACAGAGCTGAGAGACGTTTTCCTGGTGGTGTGGGGTTCCGGCATTGAAGGATGGATTGTTGAGATTAGAGATGTTTAAGACAAAGATGGACATAGACCGTCATGTTTAGATGAGAAAAACTAATGAATATCCAAAGACAATAATCTATACTGTAGATAGTTCATGGATATTTGAAATACTTGTAGATCGTCAAACCGAATCATGAGTGGTAGTCCTAAAAATGACAACGGGATCATCTGAATGGAGCAATTCGGAATATGGCTGTAAAACAGCTGTAGCGTATAAGGTCGATACCAATTGTTGAAAGATCGACTCTTTTTATTATATTTCTATAAGTAGATGAAATATAGTGATTTATATCTACAAAATCAATAGTAAATAAATTATATTTCTATAATGTCAGTAATTGTCACTAGAATAGGAGAATTCGCTTTTCGGAGCAAAATAAGTATCCGAACCATTGAATCAGCCATAGGGTCAGCAAACGGCACGCTCTCTAAGGCTGTCGGAACTGACAAGGATGTGCAAACGAGATGGATAGTAGGGTTCATGGAAAAGTATCCCGAAGTGAGTCCTACCTGGCTTTTGACAGGAAAAGGGGAGATGCTGAACGCAAACCTACCAGTCTCTCATGATATGGTGGAAGAGCCCAAGGAAGAGTTGGTGACCAAAGAGGCAATACGCCAGAAACAGGAAGTGATAGAGGCGCTTAGAAAGCTTGTGGACTCCATGGAGGGACAGCTTAAAGACAAGGAACGGTTGATCCAGATGAAGGATCAATTAATTAGGGAATTGGAGGGGAAACGTATTTAACAGAGATTTCAAATGTATTCCCATGCCCAATTTGTTGAAGTCTTCTTACTATTTTCCCTTACAGGTCACTATTGATGACAGAGAGCCGGTTGCGTTGGAAGAAGAATTTCGGAAATTGGGAAATATGATCATTCATCGACAGCGTTTGGCGGTAGGCGACTACCTTTTTGACGGAGGTTTTTTGGTAGAAAGGAAGACAATCCCTGATTTTTGCCTTTCCGTAAAAGACGGAAGATTGTTCAAGCAGGCAGGCAAATTGATCAGAAGCCGCGTTCCCGCATGTATTATTCTGGAAGGGAAAACCAGGGATTTTAAGAATACGGATTTTTCCCCGCAGGCTCTTCAGGGAATCCTACTCTCCATGTCCTTGGCGTTCAGGCTTCCTGTTTTACGGACTAAAAACATCCGTGAAACAGTAGAGGTTATGTTGCAAAGCTTCAAGCAACTTACGGGGAATGGTCTGGGGGAGCAAAGATTTTATCCCAGACCCATCTCGGCAAAAAAACGAAAAGACCCTTTTCTAGCACAAAAAATCCACATTCTGGAAGGGTTTCCGGGAATAGGGAC from Algoriphagus sp. NG3 encodes the following:
- a CDS encoding ATP-binding protein — protein: MKKCIFTFMERIATTELIKWKRNPDRKPLLIRGARQVGKTWLIKDFGKREYEQIAYVNLESSKSLQAVFSEDFDVRRIITALKIETGVNIEPTNTLIVFDEIQEAKGGLTSLKYFQENAPEYHIIAAGSLLGVALGKQTSFPVGKVDFLDLYPMSFSEFLIALEENDLLDLLESEDWVLIKTFSSKFIQLLKQYYYIGGMPEAVLRFSKNADFNEVRQIQKRILDAYEQDFSKHAPHEIVPRIRMLWNSIPAQLAKENKKFIYGIIKQGARAKDYELAMSWLVDCGLVHKISRVTKPAIPLKAYEDLSAFKLFVVDVGLLCAMVDVDVKTLLEGNNLFEEFKGALTEQFVIQQLILLKEMSTYYWSAEKATAEIDFLVQFSGQIIPIEVKAEENLKAKSLKLFCQKYKPTTAIRTSMSNFRKEDWLLNLPLYAISNLLKVK
- a CDS encoding ERCC4 domain-containing protein, producing MPNLLKSSYYFPLQVTIDDREPVALEEEFRKLGNMIIHRQRLAVGDYLFDGGFLVERKTIPDFCLSVKDGRLFKQAGKLIRSRVPACIILEGKTRDFKNTDFSPQALQGILLSMSLAFRLPVLRTKNIRETVEVMLQSFKQLTGNGLGEQRFYPRPISAKKRKDPFLAQKIHILEGFPGIGTDKAERLLMKFGNLQAVLTACEKELLTVPGIGEKTVNRLIEILRK